From Candidatus Methylomirabilis sp., a single genomic window includes:
- a CDS encoding NADH-quinone oxidoreductase subunit D encodes MMLNMGPQHPSTHGVLRLVLELDGEVVVRCVPHIGYLHTGMEKIMEEKRYQQAITVTDRMDYLAPMSNNLAFVLSVEKLLGIEPTERAEVIRVMMAELTRIKSHLVWLGTHALDIGAMSVFLYCFREREKILDLYEMVSGQRMMSSYIRVGGLMADLPEGFERAVRDFIGEFPQRVDEYEDLLTRNPLWTQRTVGVGVLKREEAIALGVSGPSLRASGVPWDIRKAWPDSGYDRFHFDISLGQNGDV; translated from the coding sequence ATGATGCTGAACATGGGCCCGCAGCACCCCTCCACCCACGGGGTTCTCCGCCTGGTCCTGGAGCTGGACGGGGAGGTGGTGGTCCGCTGCGTCCCCCACATCGGCTATCTGCACACCGGCATGGAAAAGATCATGGAGGAGAAGCGGTACCAGCAGGCCATCACGGTCACCGATCGCATGGACTACCTGGCCCCGATGTCGAACAACCTGGCCTTCGTCCTCTCCGTGGAGAAGCTCCTGGGCATCGAGCCGACGGAGCGGGCCGAGGTCATCCGGGTCATGATGGCCGAGCTGACCCGCATCAAGAGCCACCTGGTCTGGCTGGGGACCCATGCCCTCGACATCGGGGCCATGAGCGTCTTTCTCTACTGCTTCCGGGAGCGGGAGAAGATTCTGGACCTGTATGAGATGGTGAGTGGCCAGCGGATGATGTCGTCCTACATCCGGGTGGGCGGGCTCATGGCGGACCTCCCCGAGGGCTTCGAGCGGGCCGTTCGGGACTTCATCGGGGAGTTCCCCCAGCGGGTGGACGAGTACGAGGACCTCCTCACCAGAAACCCGCTCTGGACACAGCGGACCGTGGGGGTGGGCGTCCTGAAGCGGGAGGAGGCGATTGCCCTGGGGGTCTCGGGGCCGAGCCTGCGCGCGTCGGGCGTCCCCTGGGACATCCGGAAGGCCTGGCCCGACTCCGGCTACGACCGGTTCCACTTCGACATCTCCCTGGGGCAGAACGGCGATGTC